A single Lactuca sativa cultivar Salinas chromosome 8, Lsat_Salinas_v11, whole genome shotgun sequence DNA region contains:
- the LOC111918641 gene encoding uncharacterized protein LOC111918641, which yields MGNIVIWLKQIKYFTARLWQWKHEVVRLPVYTWTPSTFKKVASTWGYPLFVDYNADDPTGSNSIIESTIAKERRKIRKLYLDNRKSKISHTISTHQNSSITHASYMSNNGGYIFNNNLQTPLSINKENLVFGNASTSKNRSTIIHNSSSMKLPRGKHQIKGKTPSVSAIHMFDLTLDEESIDDHIIEDIFQDYLDHGDQIVICQICHAKLWKAESITWQKKVNTSYSLCCGYDKIELSSLKEAPPSYRNLYRSVDSKRKHFMKNIRRYNSLGPTTTSTSTSRSYDLQIIEFLKDMLDSNNALVKSYRMVRDTLHENPCANLKLRLIGKREQDGRTYNLPSCSEVAALVVDDICDSIEKRDIVVQTSSGLLQHGNDDYRVDILHRGISSSSNSKRPTCRMREFFTYRIQDRDQLFSLILNAKSLFQCESYENLRNQQALGNTDISNIGQHVILPSSFTGGARFMMQNYLDAISLCKWLFKIKLVAFIKDLRENEVFSKVQAVDSNGFPLYRRRNDGHFVGKSGVQLDNKNGPDRATVSMERTNNDSDNNNAVDEIKEYYDCRYISACEASWWIFKYDVNYRHHVVIRLPFHLPDQQQVVYEADDDIKDVLDRLSISSSMFTSWMKCNAINKEALKLTYVEFPTKFVWKLKGPKSFEEIHTVNGELCSSFKDACYNLGLLDDNKEFIDAIKEANLPGSGLSLNEDQLKNLTLYEIEQILLGNNSSLKHYGKMPYPDADSVSSSNNRLITVELDYDIPNLKNEFDQLFVALTNEQRDIFLDIMDAVKHNKGGVFFVYGYGGTCKTFLWKTISVAIRAQSQIVLNVASSGIASLLLTGGRTTHSRFIIPINLTEDSFCRINPKSDLASLVRKTPLIIWDEAPMAHKHAFEALDRTLKDILKCVNPTNLIIPFGGKMIVFGGDFRQILHVVPGDSRQNIVNAYLSSSYLWQQCKVYILTKNMRLTVGSDPYAIEKIRDFATWLLDIGEGNLGGPNDGEAIIDIPRDFLITNPHDPIILGLVFVYPYILENFNIADYFQERAILAPKNEVVQEINDCLLSLFPGEQKEYLSSDSLCQSEFVHDEFDANLYSPDVLNGLKVSGLPNHKLILKVGVPVMLLRNIDQKNGLCNGTRLQVKSLGKCVIEAVILFGSNIRNQTFIPRMSLTPSEDKTLFKFQRRQFPLAVCFAMTINKSQGQSLSKVGLFLKEPVFTHGQLYFVLSRVQSRE from the exons ATGGGCAATATAGTAATTTGGTTAAAGCAGATAAAATATTTTACAGCAAGG TTATGGCAGTG GAAACATGAg GTTGTTAGATTACCTGTATACACGTGGACACCTTCAACTTTTAAGAAGGTAGCTTCAACATGGGGATACCCTTTGTTTGTTGATTACAATGCAGATGATCCTACAG GTTCAAATAGCATTATAGAATCTACAATAGCTAAAGAGAggagaaaaatcagaaaattatatTTGGATAATAGAAaatccaaaatatcacataccatatcaACCCATCAAAATTCATCTATTACACATGCTTCTTACATGTCGAATAACG gAGGTTATATATTCAATAATAACCTTCAAACACCACTATCTATTAACAAAGAAAATTTGGTGTTTGGTAATGCCTCGACATCCAAAAATCGTTCAACAATAATCCATAATTCTTCGTCAATGAAGTTACCAAGAGGAAAACATCAAATAAAAGGGAAGACTCCATCTGTATCTGCTATACATATGTTTGACTTGACATTAGATGAAGAAAGTATTGATGATCATATTATTGAAGATATTTTCCAAG ATTACTTGGATCATGGAGACCAGATTGTTATATGTCAGATTTGTCATGCAAAATTATGGAAAGCTGAATCGATTACATGGCAGAAAAAAGTCAATACATCTTATTCCCTATGTTGCGGTTATGACAAAATTGAGCTATCATCTTTAAAAGAGGCACCGCCATCATACCGAAATTTGTATAGATCGGTTGATTCAAAAAGAAAACACTTCATGAAGAACATTCGGCGTTATAATTCACT TGGACCGACGACCACTTCTACATCAACTTCAAGATCATATGATCTCCAGATTATAGAATTTCTGAAGGATATGTTAGATTCAAACAATGCGTTGGTCAAGTCTTATAGGATGGTAAGAGACACTCTTCATGAAAATCCTTGTGCTAATTTGAAGTTAAGATTAATTGGAAAAAGAGAACAAGATGGAAGGACGTATAACTTGCCAAGTTGTTCTGAGGTTGCCGCTTTAGTTGTCGACGACATTTGTGATTCAATTGAAAAAAGAGATATTGTTGTTCAAACTTCATCAGGATTATTACAAC ATGGCAATGATGATTATAGAGTTGACATTCTTCATAGAGGTATTTCATCTTCAAGTAATAGCAAGCGCCCGACCTGTAGAATGAGAGAATTTTTCACTTACAGAATTCAAGACAGGGATCAATTGTTCTCACTAATTCTTAATGCAAAAAGCTTGTTCCA ATGTGAATCTTATGAGAATTTGCGTAATCAACAAGCACTTGGGAATACAGATATTTCTAACATCGGCCAACATGTGATATTACCTTCTTCATTTACCGGTGGTGCACGCTTTATGATGCAAAACTATTTGGATGCCATCTCGCTCTGTAAATG GTTGTTTAAGATCAAGTTGGTTGCATTTATTAAAGATTTAAGGGAAAATGAAGTTTTCAGCAAGGTTCAAGCAG TTGATTCAAATGGTTTTCCCTTGTATAGGAGAAGAAATGATGGACATTTTGTTGGAAAATCTGGTGTTCAGTTAGATAACAAAAAT GGTCCTGATAGAGCTACCGTTTCTATGGAGCGGACCAATAATGATTCTGATAACAACAATGCAGTGGATGAAATTAAAGAATACTATGATTGTAGATATATTTCTGCATGTGAAGCATCATGGTGGATTTTTAAATACGATGTTAATTATAGGCATCATGTTGTGATTAGACTACCTTTTCATCTTCCTGATCAACAACAAGTTGTATATGAGGCAGACGATGACATCAAAGATGTTCTTGATCGCCTTTCAATTTCTTCTTCAATGTTCACATCTTGGATGAAGTGTAATGCAATCAATAAAGAAGCACTAAAACTTACATATGTTGAATTTCCTACAAAATTTGTTTGGAAAT TGAAAGGTCCTAAATCCTTCGAAGAAATTCACACAGTCAATGGTGAACTATGTTCTTCTTTTAAAGATGCGTGTTATAATCTTGGCCTTTTAGATGATAACAAAGAATTTATCGATGCAATTAAGGAAGCAAATCTTCCTGGATCAG GTTTATCACTAAACGAAGATCAACTTAAAAACTTGACTTTGTATGAGATTGAACAAATTTTACTCGGTAACAATTCCAGCCTTAAACATTATGGAAAGATGCCTTACCCAGATGCTGATTCTGTTTCATCTTCAAACAATCGTCTTATTACCGTGGAGCTAGATTATGACATACCAAATTTAAAGAACGAGTTTGATCAGCTGTTTGTTGCATTAACAAATGAGCAACGAGACATTTTTCTTGATATCATGGACGCAGTTAAACATAATAAGGGAGGTGTATTCTTTGTTTATGGTTATGGTGGAACATGCAAGACATTTCTTTGGAAGACAATTTCTGTAGCAATTAGAGCTCAAAGTCAGATTGTTTTAAATGTTGCTTCAAGTGGGATAGCTTCATTATTATTGACTGGAGGCAGGACAACACACTCTCGGTTTATAATTCCCATAAACCTTACTGAGGATTCTTTTTGTAGAATAAATCCAAAAAGTGATCTTGCCAGTTTAGTAAGAAAAACCCCATTGATCATTTGGGATGAAGCACCCATGGCACACAAACATGCATTTGAAGCTTTAGATCGAACTCTAAAGGATATATTAAAGTGTGTCAATCCTACGAATTTGATTATTCCATTTGGAGGGAAAATGATTGTTTTTGGAGGTGATTTCAGACAAATTCTACATGTTGTTCCAGGTGACAGTAGACAAAACATTGTTAATGCTTATTTAAGTTCTTCTTATTTATGGCAACAATGCAAAGTTTATATATTAACAAAAAACATGAGGTTAACTGTTGGAAGCGATCCATATGCTATTGAAAAGATAAGGGATTTTGCAACTTGGCTTTTGGACATAGGAGAAGGTAATCTTGGTGGTCCAAATGACGGTGAAGCAATTATTGATATTCCACGAGATTTTCTTATTACTAATCCACATGATCCTATAAttcttggattagt TTTTGTTTATCCTTATATATTGGAAAACTTCAACATTGCTGATTATTTTCAAGAAAGAGCAATACTAGCTCCCAAGAATGAAGTTGTCCAAGAAATAAATGATTGTTTGTTGTCATTGTTTCCAGGAGAACAAAAAGAATATTTAAGTTCAGATAGCCTATGCCAATCCGAGTTTGTTCATGATGAGTTTGATGCAAATTTATACTCACCTGATGTTTTGAATGGTCTTAAAGTTTCAGGTCTTCCAAACCATAAGCTCATTTTAAAAGTCGGTGTCCCAGTTATGTTATTAAGAAACATTGATCAGAAAAATGGCTTATGTAATGGGACTAGACTACAGGTTAAATCTTTGGGCAAATGTGTTATTGAGGCAGTTATCTTATTTGGAAGTAATATCAGAAAccagacttttattccaagaatgTCTTTAACTCCTTCTGAAGACAAGACCCTGTTCAAATTCCAAAGAAGACAATTTCCATTGGCTGTGTGTTTTGCAATGACAATTAATAAGAGCCAAGGACAGTCTTTATCGAAGGTTGGTTTGTTCCTCAAAGAGCCTGTTTTCACACATGGCCAATTGTATTTTGTTTTATCAAGAGTTCAAAgtagagaatga